A DNA window from Fragaria vesca subsp. vesca linkage group LG3, FraVesHawaii_1.0, whole genome shotgun sequence contains the following coding sequences:
- the LOC101292388 gene encoding probable histone H2B.1-like translates to MAPKAEKKPAEKKPAEKTVAEKAPAEKKPKAGKKLPKEAGAAAGDKKKKRNKKSVETYKIYIFKVLKQVHPDIGISSKAMGIMNSFINDIFEKLAQESSRLARYNKKPTITSREIQTAVRLVLPGELAKHAVSEGTKAVTKFTSS, encoded by the coding sequence ATGGCGCCCAAAGCCGAGAAGAAGCCCGCGGAGAAGAAGCCGGCCGAGAAGACCGTCGCCGAGAAGGCCCCGGCGGAGAAGAAGCCCAAGGCCGGGAAGAAGCTCCCCAAGGAGGCCGGAGCCGCCGCCGGAGACAAGAAGAAGAAGAGGAACAAGAAGAGCGTGGAGACCTACAAGATCTACATCTTCAAGGTCCTCAAGCAGGTCCACCCTGACATCGGGATCTCCAGCAAGGCCATGGGGATCATGAACAGCTTCATCAACGACATCTTCGAGAAGCTCGCTCAGGAGTCGTCGAGGCTTGCGAGGTACAACAAGAAGCCGACGATTACTTCGAGGGAGATCCAGACGGCGGTGAGGCTTGTGCTTCCTGGTGAGCTGGCCAAGCACGCTGTGTCGGAGGGGACCAAGGCGGTGACCAAGTTTACGAGCTCTTGA